A window of Candidatus Thorarchaeota archaeon contains these coding sequences:
- a CDS encoding S9 family peptidase: MPKPPVAKKSPRETKIHGEIFKDDYFWLRKKDTEDVLDYLRAENEYTAETMKHTEDLQQQLFEEMKARIKEDDKSAPIKYGDYYYYYKEIEGKNYKIHCRKKGSLDGPEEVILDENELAEEREYLNIGTLRISSNHDLLAYTADFSGNETYEAHVLSIDTGKTIDKIEDVGSQLEWAGDDKSFFYTELDDIHREYAVSHHIIGTAKAEDTRILEEDNKRFMVRLSKSADRFFLFIYLTNMTSETTEVQYLDLRPDKHDLTVLFPRNTGTEFLVEHHKEYFYFLTNYEAETVFRLKRTSSNSYDTESWESITDRNFKARQPQLLAFRGHLAILARRDGYPLLSIYDLASENLHDVELPGNLYGVAFAPSGTSDVFYLRNPAYETGILRLYYSSLVTPKTTYDYNMDTHELNSKKVEEISGFDPSLYTTERAYGTASDGTQIPISLAYRKDVPLDGGAPLLLYGYGSYGYSLDPRFDHKRLCLLERGMIFAIAHIRGGGEFGKKWYHQGKLQYKMNTFTDFIACAEHLIAEEYTTRDKLCAWGGSAGGLLMGSIANQRPDLFGCIVASVPFVDLINTMLDDTIPLTTFEYTEWGDPRIEEQFEWMLEYSPYDNVAEQEYPPILITAGYNDPRVHYWEPAKWAAKLRDKKTDSNRLLLKTKMETGHFSSSGRYDYMKDYAFNYAFILDTLGLTEESRSTV; this comes from the coding sequence ATGCCAAAGCCTCCTGTTGCCAAGAAAAGCCCTCGCGAAACGAAAATCCATGGAGAGATATTCAAAGATGACTACTTCTGGTTGCGGAAAAAAGACACAGAAGATGTTCTTGATTATCTCCGGGCTGAAAACGAGTACACTGCTGAGACAATGAAACACACGGAAGATCTCCAGCAGCAGCTATTCGAAGAGATGAAAGCCCGCATCAAGGAAGATGACAAGAGCGCTCCGATCAAATATGGCGATTACTATTACTACTACAAGGAGATTGAGGGTAAGAACTACAAAATACACTGCCGGAAGAAAGGCTCCCTCGATGGTCCAGAAGAGGTCATACTGGATGAGAATGAACTTGCAGAGGAACGAGAATATCTCAATATCGGAACTCTGCGAATCAGCAGTAATCATGACTTATTGGCATACACCGCTGATTTCTCAGGTAATGAGACATATGAGGCGCATGTACTTTCTATTGATACTGGGAAGACGATTGATAAGATAGAGGATGTTGGCTCTCAGCTGGAATGGGCTGGAGATGATAAATCATTCTTCTATACTGAACTCGATGATATTCATCGCGAGTACGCTGTTTCTCATCACATAATTGGTACCGCCAAAGCGGAGGATACACGGATTCTTGAAGAAGACAACAAGCGATTTATGGTTCGCCTATCAAAATCGGCAGACCGGTTCTTTCTATTCATCTATCTAACGAATATGACTTCAGAAACAACGGAAGTCCAGTATCTTGATTTGCGCCCCGATAAACATGATCTGACTGTTCTCTTTCCAAGAAATACGGGAACAGAATTCCTTGTTGAGCACCATAAAGAGTACTTCTACTTCCTTACGAATTACGAAGCAGAAACCGTTTTTCGATTGAAGCGAACTTCCTCCAATAGTTACGATACAGAGAGCTGGGAATCCATAACAGACCGGAATTTCAAGGCAAGACAACCTCAGCTCTTAGCCTTTCGGGGTCATCTCGCCATCCTTGCAAGGAGAGATGGTTATCCACTATTGAGCATCTATGATCTTGCATCTGAAAATCTACACGATGTCGAGCTCCCAGGAAACCTCTATGGAGTGGCATTTGCTCCCTCTGGGACTTCTGACGTATTCTACCTAAGAAATCCTGCATATGAAACGGGGATTCTACGGCTCTACTATAGTTCGCTTGTCACTCCCAAAACGACCTACGATTACAATATGGACACTCACGAGCTAAATTCGAAGAAAGTGGAGGAAATCTCCGGTTTTGATCCTTCACTGTACACCACCGAAAGAGCATATGGTACGGCTTCTGATGGCACTCAGATACCCATCTCATTGGCGTATCGCAAAGATGTTCCACTTGATGGAGGCGCTCCACTGTTGCTTTACGGCTACGGGTCGTATGGATACTCTCTGGACCCAAGATTTGATCATAAACGATTATGTCTTCTTGAACGGGGCATGATATTCGCTATTGCACACATCCGTGGTGGTGGCGAGTTCGGAAAGAAATGGTATCACCAGGGTAAGTTACAGTACAAAATGAACACATTTACCGATTTTATAGCCTGCGCCGAGCATCTGATAGCAGAAGAATATACGACACGTGACAAGTTGTGCGCTTGGGGTGGAAGTGCAGGGGGGTTGCTTATGGGTAGTATTGCCAATCAACGTCCTGACCTATTTGGCTGCATAGTGGCATCGGTTCCATTTGTTGATTTGATAAACACGATGCTTGATGATACAATCCCCCTCACGACTTTCGAGTATACCGAGTGGGGCGATCCGCGTATCGAAGAGCAGTTTGAATGGATGCTCGAGTATTCCCCCTATGATAATGTGGCGGAACAGGAATATCCACCTATACTCATTACGGCGGGGTATAATGACCCACGGGTCCATTATTGGGAACCAGCAAAATGGGCTGCAAAGCTACGGGACAAGAAAACCGATTCCAATCGTTTGCTGCTCAAGACAAAGATGGAGACCGGACACTTCAGTTCGAGCGGACGCTACGATTACATGAAGGACTATGCTTTCAATTATGCTTTCATCTTAGATACGCTAGGGCTAACCGAAGAGAGTAGATCTACAGTATGA
- a CDS encoding amidohydrolase — MIEVSDQVWEFAELGLQEFKSAALIADTLEKFGFKVDCEVADMPTAFVATYGSGHPVIGIMGEYDALPGLSQKPVSHKEPLKKGAPGHGCGHNIHGVSGMAAAIAVKTAMEKEGIDGTVKFFGCPAEENYSGKMFMVRDGLFDDVEAALSHHPGAMNWAGVGSSLAVNSVKFHFHGFSTHAAASPDRGRSALDAVELMNVGVNYMREHVVQEARIHYVIEKGGMQPNVVPAYARTWFYVRAPEREQVDHIYDRVLKIADGADLMARTTHEVEFLEGTYNVLPNKKLSELVTANMRDIGAPEYTDEEMRFAKELSDTISKEEKRAALRQTKRPGWEDLMDVLMDRSIPDPWDEGMVMPGSTDVADVSWITPTMEFNTATWVLGIPGHSWQNVALNGMSIGHKSLIFAAKVIAASALDLITKPGLLEKVHEEFEKRKHGREYEPAVPDDLKPPLETAKEAAEASR; from the coding sequence ATGATTGAAGTGAGTGACCAGGTCTGGGAATTTGCGGAGCTCGGCCTTCAAGAATTCAAGTCGGCAGCCTTGATTGCTGACACATTGGAGAAGTTTGGATTCAAGGTTGATTGTGAAGTCGCAGATATGCCAACAGCATTTGTAGCCACATATGGAAGCGGACACCCCGTAATCGGCATAATGGGTGAATATGATGCATTACCTGGACTGTCACAAAAACCAGTAAGCCACAAGGAGCCACTGAAGAAGGGGGCACCAGGGCATGGGTGTGGACATAACATCCATGGGGTTTCCGGAATGGCAGCAGCTATCGCTGTCAAGACGGCAATGGAAAAGGAAGGCATCGATGGCACTGTCAAATTCTTTGGTTGTCCAGCAGAGGAGAATTATAGCGGCAAGATGTTCATGGTTAGAGATGGCCTATTCGATGACGTTGAAGCAGCACTCAGTCATCACCCAGGGGCTATGAATTGGGCCGGAGTTGGAAGCTCTCTTGCGGTAAATTCGGTGAAATTCCACTTCCACGGTTTTTCAACACATGCAGCTGCCTCACCAGATCGAGGGCGAAGCGCCTTGGATGCTGTTGAACTTATGAACGTCGGTGTCAACTATATGCGAGAACATGTGGTACAGGAAGCACGTATCCACTATGTCATTGAGAAAGGGGGTATGCAGCCAAATGTTGTCCCCGCCTATGCTCGGACATGGTTCTATGTGCGAGCTCCCGAGCGTGAGCAAGTAGATCACATCTACGATCGGGTCTTGAAAATAGCAGACGGTGCAGATTTGATGGCCCGAACAACCCATGAGGTTGAATTCCTGGAAGGCACTTACAATGTGCTGCCAAACAAGAAGCTCAGTGAGTTAGTCACAGCAAACATGAGAGATATTGGGGCGCCCGAGTATACAGATGAGGAGATGAGGTTTGCAAAGGAACTCTCAGACACCATCTCGAAGGAAGAGAAGAGGGCAGCCTTGAGACAAACCAAGCGGCCCGGCTGGGAGGACCTGATGGATGTACTGATGGATAGGTCTATCCCGGATCCATGGGATGAAGGCATGGTCATGCCAGGGTCCACTGATGTTGCAGACGTAAGCTGGATAACACCTACAATGGAGTTCAATACAGCAACATGGGTACTTGGCATTCCAGGTCATTCCTGGCAGAACGTGGCCCTGAATGGGATGAGTATCGGCCACAAGTCGCTGATTTTCGCAGCCAAAGTAATCGCTGCTTCGGCACTTGATCTAATCACGAAGCCGGGATTGTTGGAAAAGGTACATGAAGAGTTTGAGAAGAGAAAGCATGGTCGAGAGTACGAACCAGCAGTGCCTGACGACCTCAAGCCACCGTTGGAAACAGCAAAGGAGGCTGCAGAAGCGTCCAGATAA
- a CDS encoding MarR family transcriptional regulator — translation MPEKVQIATVGKHETGRLQFVLYRKESDKLIMLHTETTRTQAESIKEKVETRLPVELVSVEPWDYHDVLGNALDAAYRNRACELRFNPSLGTRVMTSALIMAAMFTNSPVYLVKEEEGKPVDVVDVLPIRRTMLTQPKKNILNKLLSERDCVSSQRELGSRTSLAASTISGHVRDLEDAGYVNRSKGPEGNVICITDLGRIVLRVAQHWKEM, via the coding sequence ATGCCAGAGAAAGTGCAGATTGCCACGGTTGGGAAACACGAGACAGGAAGGCTACAATTTGTTCTATACCGGAAGGAATCGGACAAGTTGATTATGCTCCATACCGAAACAACACGAACTCAAGCAGAGAGCATCAAAGAGAAGGTGGAAACACGTCTCCCGGTAGAGCTCGTAAGCGTTGAACCATGGGACTACCATGATGTCTTAGGGAACGCTTTGGACGCCGCCTACAGGAATCGAGCTTGTGAGCTGCGATTCAACCCTTCTCTCGGAACCAGAGTCATGACTTCTGCTCTGATTATGGCAGCTATGTTCACCAATTCACCAGTGTATCTCGTTAAAGAAGAAGAAGGAAAACCAGTGGATGTCGTAGACGTATTGCCCATAAGACGCACAATGCTAACCCAACCAAAGAAGAACATTCTGAACAAGCTGTTATCGGAAAGAGACTGCGTTTCCAGTCAGAGAGAACTCGGTTCGAGGACAAGTTTGGCTGCCTCCACCATAAGCGGTCATGTTAGAGATCTTGAGGACGCAGGGTATGTCAATCGATCCAAAGGCCCAGAAGGCAATGTGATTTGCATTACCGATTTGGGTAGAATCGTGCTCAGAGTGGCTCAACATTGGAAAGAGATGTGA
- a CDS encoding Lrp/AsnC family transcriptional regulator: MDEDRLIQLWHEAVDSVESRFDLTCPQRTPELSPELDSSQKHAVWSIEVSESKILYPESLSLSHPLLEGVLAREACRISLPSSLQSEKARMDIACEYGRQVGDDAIADQWLSLWKKASPIIKLPDGTKYRPHTFFEILWHLGKERAFNSMISRLSRMNKHEIVIDFREWVEWFLRYVLEYERPLSETEASIVDTLLRNPEADGEALAERADVSLRWARSIRKKMKKRGQLMEFDVVVYSKIGIRAFQVILLSDIDEQEDCSYLIEDCPFVFSSSSILTGGRGLYVTLCMPDNPENLMHLDNLVDTAKSQGLKAFIFERHRSGNWLNLNDYEPNTGDWSIDWGSVRMEGQMLQREGLSFVYPELRLSDPTKSIELDETDIRLLSEFEKGKKTARSLQNTLGIRMDTILERLDRLREDDIIRKSWEVHHIGLIEESIVFTEDENARNCTTALALRLPRCFVDYDQDERLFMRSRLPEGGSFGLAHALEPINSLSGIHLVGDRIWGRWHLGDWIDEWNPRTGQWRPTSKDLSRWYRSMGRGPDTAV; the protein is encoded by the coding sequence ATGGATGAAGACCGATTGATTCAGCTTTGGCATGAAGCGGTTGATTCAGTAGAATCCCGTTTCGATTTGACCTGCCCACAGAGAACTCCTGAGCTATCACCGGAGCTAGATTCTTCCCAGAAACACGCAGTTTGGAGCATTGAAGTATCCGAAAGCAAAATCCTGTATCCCGAGAGTCTCTCCCTTTCACATCCTCTTCTTGAGGGTGTTCTCGCCCGAGAAGCTTGTCGAATCAGTCTACCTTCATCGCTACAGAGTGAGAAGGCAAGAATGGATATTGCTTGTGAATATGGACGACAAGTTGGTGACGATGCTATTGCCGACCAATGGCTCTCTTTGTGGAAAAAAGCTAGTCCTATCATCAAATTGCCGGATGGAACGAAATATCGACCACACACTTTCTTCGAGATTCTCTGGCATCTTGGAAAGGAACGCGCTTTCAATAGTATGATTTCTCGACTATCCCGAATGAACAAACATGAGATCGTAATCGACTTTCGGGAATGGGTAGAGTGGTTTCTCAGGTATGTCCTTGAATATGAACGGCCACTTTCGGAAACCGAAGCTAGTATAGTAGATACACTTTTGAGAAATCCTGAAGCTGACGGAGAAGCACTTGCAGAACGTGCAGATGTTAGTCTTCGATGGGCGAGGTCAATTCGCAAGAAAATGAAAAAGCGGGGGCAGTTGATGGAGTTTGATGTGGTAGTCTACTCCAAAATCGGGATTCGGGCGTTCCAAGTTATATTGTTGTCAGATATCGACGAGCAAGAAGATTGTTCTTATCTTATTGAAGACTGTCCGTTTGTATTCTCAAGTTCATCCATTCTGACAGGAGGGCGGGGTTTGTATGTGACCCTTTGCATGCCTGATAATCCGGAGAATCTCATGCATCTTGACAACCTCGTGGATACCGCCAAAAGTCAGGGACTGAAAGCATTCATCTTTGAACGTCACAGGTCAGGCAACTGGTTGAATCTGAATGATTACGAGCCAAATACAGGTGATTGGTCAATTGATTGGGGAAGCGTACGCATGGAAGGCCAGATGCTTCAACGAGAGGGGCTTTCATTTGTTTATCCCGAGCTGCGACTTTCAGACCCCACTAAGAGTATAGAGCTTGATGAAACCGATATCCGACTCCTATCAGAGTTTGAAAAGGGTAAAAAAACTGCAAGGAGTTTGCAAAACACCTTAGGTATCAGGATGGATACCATTCTAGAGCGGCTTGATCGTCTTAGGGAGGATGACATCATCAGGAAATCCTGGGAGGTGCATCATATCGGACTTATCGAGGAAAGCATAGTATTCACTGAAGATGAGAACGCAAGGAATTGTACGACTGCGCTCGCACTACGTTTACCTCGTTGTTTTGTTGATTATGATCAAGACGAGCGGTTGTTCATGCGCAGTCGACTGCCCGAAGGGGGCTCATTTGGGCTTGCACACGCTCTTGAGCCAATCAACTCGCTATCTGGCATCCACCTAGTAGGTGATAGGATATGGGGACGATGGCACCTTGGCGATTGGATTGATGAATGGAATCCCAGAACCGGCCAATGGAGACCCACATCCAAGGATCTTAGTCGTTGGTACCGTTCAATGGGTAGAGGGCCAGATACAGCCGTCTAG
- a CDS encoding right-handed parallel beta-helix repeat-containing protein has protein sequence MQNNEKALAQTSHAPFNITSNDDFASMGWPGSGTEEDPYVIGDILIENDSLCIYVTNTTAYFRIVDSLFRGTGNGTGIWFQNVTHATISNCSMEQLSQGIDIWECNRSEVVDCVFEDMTGTTFSAFDVEHFNFTQNDMQNVAWGVSLGYSLNVSVTHNQMSDCEWAGISVHSDGNGSVIAHNEVVGVDEADLGWGAISVEWGSNWVVESNTIMDSTAGIALSYSDDNTLSGNTIRNVSSPISLTDSSSNTIDSNTIENCPSGIYSLEGEDNTISNNEFDSIYYQGIHLRYSVSCTITDNSMYHGITITGNSPSSWNHDVTGNTLPNGELMYVSGKSDLLLDGSNVSQLIIANSNNVTVENAKLIDTVRGAAIAYSEGCSLIGSTIMSNLNSGVEVWYCQDIVLDQNNITDNTKGLYGRYGGIALWNSDGVNITRSVIYNNTGQGIRMFDCDDCFVYNNWISNNTGYGIYLGEGKDNTIFGNAIGWNEDGNAYDDGTDNQWDNGEDLGNWWSNYNDTETYEIEGDADSEDRYPNSLNELFLTIPIGEEKPIDWAVPVILLVGVAAVVIVIAALIKRRGS, from the coding sequence ATGCAGAATAATGAAAAAGCGCTTGCTCAGACGAGCCATGCTCCCTTCAACATCACAAGCAATGATGATTTTGCATCGATGGGGTGGCCTGGCTCTGGAACGGAAGAGGATCCATATGTAATAGGTGATATCCTCATAGAAAACGATAGTCTTTGTATCTATGTAACCAACACCACGGCGTACTTCAGAATCGTGGATTCACTTTTCAGGGGCACAGGAAATGGAACGGGCATCTGGTTTCAGAATGTTACTCATGCAACAATTTCCAACTGTTCAATGGAGCAGTTGAGTCAAGGTATCGATATCTGGGAATGTAACCGCTCCGAAGTGGTTGATTGTGTGTTTGAAGATATGACCGGTACAACTTTTTCTGCTTTCGATGTAGAACATTTCAACTTCACCCAAAACGACATGCAGAATGTTGCATGGGGCGTAAGCTTGGGGTACTCTCTGAATGTATCAGTAACTCATAACCAAATGAGTGATTGCGAGTGGGCAGGAATTTCTGTCCATTCTGATGGGAATGGCTCCGTGATTGCTCATAATGAAGTCGTTGGAGTAGATGAGGCGGATCTTGGTTGGGGCGCAATATCTGTAGAGTGGGGTTCTAATTGGGTTGTTGAATCAAATACAATAATGGATTCGACAGCAGGTATTGCTCTCTCATATTCTGATGATAACACGCTCTCAGGTAATACAATACGAAACGTCTCTTCTCCGATATCACTGACAGATTCCAGTTCAAACACAATCGATTCAAACACAATTGAGAACTGTCCTTCAGGGATTTACTCACTTGAGGGAGAAGATAATACCATTTCCAACAATGAGTTTGATTCAATATACTATCAAGGGATACATCTGCGGTATTCTGTCTCATGCACAATAACTGACAACTCAATGTATCATGGCATAACCATCACTGGGAACTCTCCCTCCTCGTGGAACCATGATGTCACTGGAAATACGTTGCCAAACGGAGAGCTGATGTATGTATCGGGAAAGAGCGATTTGCTACTTGATGGCTCCAATGTGTCACAGTTGATAATTGCAAATTCCAATAATGTGACTGTTGAGAATGCAAAGCTCATTGATACTGTGAGGGGTGCCGCAATAGCATATTCAGAAGGGTGTTCACTCATTGGATCAACAATCATGAGTAATTTGAATTCGGGAGTCGAGGTATGGTATTGTCAAGATATTGTGCTTGATCAGAACAACATTACAGACAATACCAAGGGGCTGTATGGACGATACGGAGGCATTGCATTATGGAACTCAGATGGGGTAAACATAACTCGAAGCGTCATCTACAACAATACTGGTCAGGGTATCCGTATGTTCGACTGTGATGACTGTTTTGTCTATAATAACTGGATTTCCAACAATACAGGTTATGGTATTTATCTGGGGGAAGGCAAAGATAATACCATATTTGGAAATGCTATTGGGTGGAATGAAGACGGGAATGCCTACGATGATGGAACAGACAACCAGTGGGATAATGGTGAAGATCTCGGAAACTGGTGGAGCAACTACAATGATACAGAAACCTATGAGATAGAGGGAGATGCGGACAGTGAAGACAGATATCCCAATTCTCTCAACGAACTTTTCCTCACGATTCCCATTGGGGAAGAAAAGCCCATTGATTGGGCTGTTCCCGTGATTCTGTTGGTGGGGGTAGCGGCAGTCGTTATCGTAATAGCAGCTCTCATCAAAAGAAGAGGTAGCTAA
- a CDS encoding right-handed parallel beta-helix repeat-containing protein — protein MSGPLESRSTIIAILSIAHLLVFVMPGVIATGPLPPEMDVSQNYDEHEAITIADESDFTLYGFTGAGIAENPYIIQNLSIVSNTYCISVDLSYEDLHFEIKNCYLRSTGDYVSCVYIRDSVNFSLNGLYVEDGTYGINLEHCQFANITACRVFDAGTNYHMRGCEYIEMESCVSAAGTTGVDISNTYMSEYVNNRFYSNTNLGMLIENYSHNNTIYGNYFGWNVPLLEALEPEYVEDNGYNNSWDDGVSQGNYYSDYDGSGLKEIQGDADAVDHFPSRLDDSVAPEIEPVSDIHLAVDEQDTTVVAEASDEFPLTFQWYLDGAIHDEGYWMFDAVATEVEVTEYGSHNLTILFTDAAGNSASAEIEIQKDAPFPWHIGIAVAAAAVISVLVLVEIRDRRLAS, from the coding sequence ATGAGTGGCCCCCTCGAATCAAGGTCCACCATAATTGCTATACTATCAATTGCACATCTGCTAGTCTTTGTTATGCCGGGAGTTATTGCAACTGGACCATTACCACCTGAAATGGATGTTTCTCAGAACTACGATGAACATGAAGCTATAACTATTGCAGACGAATCTGATTTCACATTATACGGGTTTACAGGAGCTGGAATTGCTGAAAATCCCTATATTATTCAAAATCTCAGCATTGTTTCGAATACGTACTGCATTTCTGTTGATTTATCGTATGAAGACCTCCACTTCGAAATAAAGAACTGCTATTTGCGTTCAACTGGCGACTATGTTTCCTGTGTGTACATCAGAGATTCAGTCAATTTTTCTTTGAATGGCTTGTATGTTGAAGATGGTACGTACGGGATTAACTTGGAACACTGTCAATTTGCCAATATTACCGCCTGCAGAGTCTTTGACGCAGGTACGAACTACCACATGCGGGGTTGCGAGTACATAGAAATGGAATCCTGTGTATCCGCAGCTGGGACTACTGGTGTCGACATCTCAAACACTTACATGTCTGAATATGTCAATAATCGTTTCTATTCAAACACTAACCTTGGCATGCTAATCGAGAACTATTCCCACAATAATACAATTTATGGGAATTATTTCGGCTGGAATGTACCTCTTTTGGAGGCCTTAGAACCTGAATATGTTGAAGATAATGGCTACAATAATTCCTGGGATGACGGTGTATCACAAGGGAATTACTACTCCGACTATGATGGGTCTGGCTTGAAGGAAATCCAGGGAGATGCTGATGCTGTAGATCATTTCCCGTCCCGGCTTGATGATTCAGTAGCACCAGAAATTGAGCCTGTGAGTGATATTCATCTCGCTGTTGATGAGCAAGACACAACCGTAGTTGCGGAAGCTTCGGATGAGTTCCCTCTCACCTTTCAATGGTATCTTGATGGTGCTATCCATGATGAGGGATACTGGATGTTCGATGCTGTTGCCACAGAGGTAGAGGTAACTGAATATGGGTCTCACAATCTTACAATTCTATTCACAGATGCAGCTGGAAATTCTGCTTCTGCCGAAATCGAGATTCAGAAAGATGCTCCATTTCCTTGGCACATAGGAATAGCCGTAGCTGCTGCAGCTGTGATTTCAGTACTCGTACTCGTCGAGATTCGTGATCGCAGACTGGCCTCCTAA
- a CDS encoding copper-translocating P-type ATPase: MREMPENGENTPKGHQNEGRQHNQEDHHRKMMRDFKRRFFGSLVVTVPILALSPTVQAFLGIEFQFPGSLFVLFGISAVVYFWGGYPFLKGLVDEIQDGQPGMMTLISVAITVAFAYSSAVVFGLPGSLFFWELVTLIDIMLLGHWIEMRSVLGASRALEELVKVLPSDAHLVKDGSIEDVSVEELEPGDIVLVRPAEKIPVDGIIVEGASNVNQAMLTGESKPVSKSEGDEVIGGSINQEGSLRIEVQKTGKDTYLNQVVDMVREAQASKSKTQDLANRAAFWLTLISLSVGTFTLASWVLLGANFGFAIERAATVMVITCPHALGLAIPLVVAVSTSLAAKSGLLIRDRQAFERARDIEAVMFDKTGTLTEGSFGVTDIISLGDMSEEELLQKAASIETHSEHLLARGITESAKGRDLPLLDVDDFEAIPGKGVAGVVEGEEIKIISPEYLKELTGGFENEKIESVEQQRKTVVYIVKNKEPIGALALADRIRAESREAIDALKAQGIKCLMLTGDNKHVAEWVAEELGLDDFYAEVLPDEKADQIKKAQEAYGSVAMVGDGVNDAPALAQADVGIAIGAGTDVAVETADIVLVKNDPRDVVDILGLSKRTYSKMIQNLAWATGYNVLAIPLAAGILAGFGVLPGPAFGAIVMSLSTVIVAVNAMRLETPVAHG; the protein is encoded by the coding sequence ATGCGAGAAATGCCTGAAAACGGTGAAAACACCCCAAAAGGCCATCAAAATGAAGGTAGACAACATAATCAAGAGGACCACCATCGAAAGATGATGCGGGATTTCAAACGACGTTTCTTTGGTTCACTTGTAGTCACAGTTCCAATTCTGGCATTATCTCCTACCGTTCAAGCTTTCCTTGGAATTGAATTCCAGTTTCCGGGATCGTTGTTTGTTCTGTTTGGTATCTCGGCAGTGGTCTACTTCTGGGGTGGATATCCATTTCTCAAGGGCCTTGTTGATGAGATTCAAGATGGACAACCGGGAATGATGACACTAATCTCCGTTGCAATCACAGTGGCATTCGCATATAGTTCTGCTGTGGTCTTTGGCCTTCCGGGTTCGTTGTTCTTCTGGGAACTTGTCACGCTAATCGATATCATGTTACTCGGGCACTGGATTGAGATGCGGTCAGTCTTGGGAGCCTCTCGCGCACTGGAGGAGCTTGTGAAGGTTCTGCCGTCAGATGCCCATCTTGTGAAGGATGGTTCAATTGAAGATGTGAGTGTTGAGGAATTAGAGCCTGGAGATATTGTGCTTGTTCGTCCAGCTGAGAAGATTCCCGTTGATGGAATCATAGTCGAAGGGGCATCAAATGTCAACCAGGCTATGCTTACTGGCGAGTCTAAGCCCGTTTCCAAATCAGAGGGAGACGAGGTTATTGGAGGCTCAATCAATCAGGAAGGATCGCTACGGATAGAAGTCCAGAAGACAGGCAAAGATACCTATCTAAATCAAGTTGTTGACATGGTTCGCGAAGCACAAGCAAGCAAATCAAAGACCCAGGATTTGGCAAATCGAGCTGCTTTCTGGCTGACTCTCATCTCTCTCTCAGTTGGAACCTTTACCCTTGCATCATGGGTGTTGCTAGGAGCGAATTTCGGCTTTGCTATTGAGCGAGCAGCTACGGTAATGGTCATAACTTGCCCCCATGCTCTTGGTTTAGCCATTCCGCTTGTGGTAGCCGTATCAACCTCTCTAGCTGCCAAGTCTGGCCTTCTTATTCGCGATAGACAGGCCTTTGAACGTGCCCGTGACATAGAAGCAGTCATGTTCGACAAAACTGGTACGCTAACAGAGGGCTCCTTTGGGGTTACAGATATCATCTCGCTTGGTGATATGAGTGAAGAAGAGCTCCTTCAGAAAGCGGCATCTATAGAAACACATTCAGAGCATCTCTTGGCTCGGGGTATTACGGAGAGCGCGAAGGGTCGCGATTTACCGCTACTTGATGTTGATGATTTTGAAGCCATTCCAGGAAAAGGTGTAGCTGGAGTAGTAGAAGGTGAAGAAATCAAAATCATAAGCCCCGAGTACCTCAAAGAACTAACGGGGGGATTCGAAAATGAAAAGATTGAGTCTGTTGAACAACAGCGTAAGACCGTTGTCTACATTGTGAAAAACAAAGAACCAATCGGAGCATTAGCGCTGGCTGACAGAATACGAGCCGAATCGCGTGAAGCTATCGATGCTCTGAAGGCACAAGGAATCAAGTGTCTTATGTTGACAGGAGATAACAAACATGTGGCGGAATGGGTAGCAGAAGAGCTTGGTCTTGACGATTTCTATGCTGAAGTCCTTCCAGATGAGAAAGCAGACCAAATCAAGAAGGCCCAAGAAGCATATGGTTCGGTTGCTATGGTTGGGGATGGTGTTAATGATGCTCCTGCACTTGCCCAAGCTGATGTGGGGATTGCCATTGGTGCTGGGACCGACGTTGCGGTAGAAACCGCAGACATAGTCCTCGTGAAGAACGACCCTCGAGATGTGGTGGATATCCTCGGTCTCTCCAAGCGAACCTATTCAAAAATGATTCAGAATCTTGCGTGGGCAACAGGATACAATGTTTTGGCAATACCATTAGCAGCAGGCATACTTGCAGGTTTTGGCGTCCTTCCCGGGCCTGCCTTTGGGGCGATTGTAATGAGCCTCAGCACCGTTATTGTTGCGGTAAATGCTATGCGTCTCGAAACGCCTGTAGCACATGGCTAG